A genomic stretch from Halalkalibacillus sediminis includes:
- the uvrC gene encoding excinuclease ABC subunit UvrC, with product MATSIQEKLAILPAKPGCYLMKNKKDEVIYVGKSKILKNRVRSYFTGANDLKTQRLVNEIADFEYIVTASEMEALILELNLVKKYDPKYNVMLKDDKSYPFLKITSEEHPRLIVTRKVKKDRGKYFGPYTNVYAARETKKLLDRLYPLRKCNVMPKRVCLYYHIGQCLGPCEFPVEKQTNQEIVQKITSFLSGGHKKIKEEIKEKMHKFSENLDFEKAKEYRDLIEHIESVMEKQTMELPDLIDRDVFGFSFDKGWMCVQVFFIRNGKLIERDVALFPFYDDAQDAFVSYVARFYSHSNHIKPREVLVPVGTDTQLLEDYLEVKVKSPYRGQKKKLADLALENASIALTEKFSLIEQDEARTIKAVEELGETLNVETPHRIEAIDNSNIQGSDPVSALVVFIDGKPKKNDYRKYKIKTVESPDDYETMREVVRRRYKRVLKEGLPLPDLLMVDGAKGQMSAARDVLENELGLDIPICGLAKNDKHKTSELLYGDPPQPVNLKRNDQPFYLIQRIQDEVHRFAITFHRQLRGKNAFKSSLDEIEGIGGKRKQLLIQHYGSIDRIKDADLEDIKSLGIPENVAENIQLYFAQEEEHSDAEDTSAENGS from the coding sequence ATGGCTACAAGCATTCAAGAGAAATTAGCAATTCTTCCAGCTAAACCTGGTTGTTACTTAATGAAAAATAAAAAAGACGAAGTCATCTATGTAGGTAAGTCTAAGATTTTGAAAAATCGGGTGCGTTCTTATTTTACCGGTGCAAATGATCTGAAGACCCAGAGACTGGTGAATGAGATTGCAGACTTTGAATATATCGTTACAGCTTCTGAGATGGAAGCACTTATTCTAGAGCTTAACTTAGTGAAAAAATATGACCCGAAATATAATGTCATGCTTAAGGACGACAAGAGTTATCCTTTCTTAAAAATTACAAGTGAAGAGCATCCACGATTAATTGTCACTCGTAAAGTTAAGAAGGATCGCGGAAAGTATTTTGGACCTTATACTAATGTGTACGCAGCTCGCGAAACGAAAAAATTGCTTGATCGCCTATATCCATTACGTAAGTGTAACGTCATGCCTAAGCGTGTTTGTTTATATTACCATATTGGTCAGTGTTTAGGTCCATGTGAATTTCCTGTAGAGAAACAGACCAATCAAGAGATTGTGCAAAAAATCACTTCGTTCTTAAGTGGTGGACATAAAAAGATTAAAGAAGAAATAAAAGAGAAGATGCACAAATTTTCCGAGAATCTAGACTTTGAAAAAGCAAAAGAATACAGAGATTTAATTGAACATATCGAGTCTGTCATGGAAAAACAAACGATGGAACTTCCTGATCTTATTGACCGTGACGTTTTCGGTTTTTCTTTTGATAAAGGGTGGATGTGTGTCCAAGTATTTTTCATCAGAAATGGAAAGTTGATCGAGAGAGATGTCGCTCTGTTTCCATTTTATGATGACGCACAGGACGCGTTTGTCAGTTATGTAGCAAGGTTTTATTCACACTCTAACCATATCAAGCCAAGAGAAGTATTAGTTCCTGTTGGCACAGATACTCAGTTACTCGAAGATTATCTAGAAGTGAAAGTGAAATCTCCTTACAGGGGCCAAAAGAAAAAGTTAGCTGATCTAGCTTTAGAAAACGCAAGTATCGCTCTGACAGAGAAATTCTCGTTAATTGAGCAAGATGAGGCGAGAACCATTAAAGCTGTTGAAGAATTAGGAGAGACGTTGAATGTAGAAACCCCTCACCGAATCGAAGCGATTGATAACTCGAACATCCAAGGGTCAGATCCTGTATCAGCGTTAGTCGTTTTCATCGATGGCAAGCCGAAGAAGAATGACTACCGCAAATATAAAATTAAAACTGTGGAGTCACCCGATGACTATGAGACGATGCGTGAAGTTGTCCGAAGACGCTATAAACGCGTATTAAAAGAAGGGCTTCCGCTACCAGATTTATTAATGGTCGATGGGGCAAAAGGGCAAATGTCTGCTGCAAGAGATGTCCTTGAAAATGAACTAGGTCTAGATATCCCGATTTGTGGTCTAGCAAAGAATGATAAGCATAAAACGAGCGAATTATTATACGGCGATCCTCCTCAGCCTGTGAATTTGAAGAGAAATGATCAACCATTTTATCTGATACAGAGGATTCAAGATGAAGTTCATAGGTTCGCCATTACCTTCCATCGTCAATTGCGCGGGAAGAACGCTTTCAAATCCAGTCTAGATGAAATTGAAGGAATTGGTGGTAAACGGAAGCAACTATTAATTCAACATTATGGATCGATTGATCGTATAAAAGATGCGGACTTAGAAGATATAAAAAGCCTGGGTATTCCGGAAAATGTAGCAGAAAATATTCAACTATATTTTGCACAAGAGGAAGAACATTCGGATGCTGAGGATACCAGTGCTGAAAATGGGTCATGA
- the trxA gene encoding thioredoxin translates to MAIVSATDQNFNEEVSDGLVLVDFWAPWCGPCKMIAPVLEELDAEKSDQVKIVKLDVDENQETAQKFGVMSIPTLILFKDGEQVDQAHGFQPKEALQQLVEKNA, encoded by the coding sequence ATGGCAATTGTAAGTGCAACAGACCAAAACTTTAATGAAGAAGTTTCTGATGGTTTAGTATTAGTAGATTTCTGGGCACCTTGGTGTGGTCCATGTAAAATGATTGCTCCTGTACTAGAAGAACTAGATGCAGAAAAAAGTGATCAAGTGAAAATTGTTAAGCTTGATGTTGACGAAAACCAAGAAACTGCACAAAAGTTCGGTGTAATGAGCATTCCAACGCTAATCTTATTCAAAGATGGCGAACAAGTGGATCAAGCTCACGGTTTCCAACCAAAAGAAGCTTTACAACAACTTGTTGAAAAGAACGCGTAA